The Sorangiineae bacterium MSr11367 genome window below encodes:
- a CDS encoding ribonucleoside-diphosphate reductase subunit alpha, whose translation MRVKKRNGSTEPVDVNKIVRAVGRCCIGLHDVDPLRVAMKTISGLYDGASTRELDQLSIQTAAALIVEDPHYAKLAARLLATYIDKEVRNQEIHAFSQSISTAYKLGLIGDRLHDFVMRNARKLNDAIEADQDLQFEYFGLRTVYDRYLVKHPKERLVLETPQQFFMRIACALSETVTEAIELYRLFSSLEYLPSSPTLFNAGTRHEQLSSCFLLDSPGDHLEEIYAKYTDIAMLSKFSGGIGLAYHRVRSRGSLIESTNGHSNGIVPWLKTLDASVAAVNQGGKRKGACCVYLEPWHADIEEFLELRDNTGDIAARTHNLNLANWIPDAFMKRVEADGIWSLFDPKTVPDLPDLFGDDFERRYEEAEAQGLAVKTVKARELYARMMRTLAQTGNGWMTFKDKSNRACNQTALPGRVVHLSNLCTEILEVTSREESAVCNLGSINLARHTTTDASGTVSFDYDKLARTVRVAVRQLDRVIDLNFYPIGATQRSNQRWRPVGLGLMGLQDVFFQMRLPFDSAEAREISRRISEEVYFHALTTSVDLAVEKGKHPSFEETRAARGELQFDAWGIEPHQLTDAARWEALRARIRREGMRNSLLVAIAPTATIASIAGCYECIEPQISNLFKRETLSGDFLQVNRYLVSLLKESGMWTEAMRSRLKLSEGSVQAIEELPSEMRMLFRTAWEVPMRALIDMAADRGAFIDQSQSLNLFSASPNIGQLSSMYFYAWKRGLKTTYYLRSRPATRIAKATVPSESEAAPASVIACSLENPEACEACQ comes from the coding sequence ATGCGGGTCAAAAAGCGCAACGGTTCGACGGAGCCGGTCGATGTGAACAAGATCGTGCGTGCCGTGGGGCGGTGCTGCATCGGTCTGCACGACGTCGACCCGCTTCGGGTGGCGATGAAGACCATCAGTGGCCTCTACGACGGAGCCAGCACGCGCGAACTCGATCAGCTCTCGATTCAGACGGCGGCCGCGCTCATCGTGGAGGATCCGCACTACGCGAAGCTCGCGGCGAGGCTTCTGGCGACGTACATCGACAAGGAAGTTCGCAACCAAGAGATCCATGCGTTTTCGCAGTCGATTTCGACCGCGTACAAGCTCGGGCTCATCGGGGATCGTCTGCATGATTTCGTGATGCGCAACGCGCGCAAGCTCAACGACGCCATCGAGGCGGATCAGGATCTCCAGTTCGAGTACTTCGGATTGCGCACCGTCTACGATCGGTACCTCGTCAAGCATCCGAAGGAACGTCTCGTTCTGGAGACGCCGCAGCAGTTTTTCATGCGCATCGCCTGCGCGCTCTCGGAAACGGTGACCGAGGCCATCGAGCTGTATCGGCTGTTCTCGTCGCTCGAGTATTTGCCCAGCTCCCCCACCCTGTTCAATGCGGGCACGCGCCACGAGCAGCTGTCGAGCTGCTTCTTGCTCGACTCGCCGGGTGACCATCTGGAGGAGATTTACGCGAAGTACACGGACATCGCGATGCTCTCGAAATTCTCGGGCGGCATCGGCCTGGCGTACCACCGCGTGCGCTCGCGCGGTTCGCTCATCGAGAGCACCAACGGGCACTCCAACGGCATCGTGCCGTGGTTGAAGACGCTCGATGCCTCCGTGGCCGCGGTGAACCAAGGCGGCAAACGCAAGGGGGCCTGCTGCGTGTACCTCGAGCCCTGGCATGCGGACATCGAGGAGTTCCTCGAGCTGCGCGACAACACCGGCGACATCGCCGCGCGCACGCACAATTTGAACCTCGCCAATTGGATTCCCGACGCGTTCATGAAGCGGGTCGAGGCCGACGGCATCTGGAGCCTGTTCGACCCGAAGACGGTGCCCGATTTGCCGGATCTCTTCGGGGACGATTTCGAGCGCCGTTACGAAGAGGCGGAGGCCCAGGGGCTCGCGGTCAAGACGGTGAAGGCGCGCGAACTGTACGCGCGGATGATGCGAACCTTGGCGCAGACCGGCAATGGCTGGATGACCTTCAAGGACAAGTCGAACCGGGCGTGCAACCAGACCGCACTGCCCGGGCGCGTGGTGCACTTGTCGAACTTGTGCACGGAGATCCTCGAGGTGACGTCGCGCGAGGAGAGCGCGGTGTGCAACTTGGGGTCGATCAACTTGGCGCGCCACACGACGACCGACGCCAGCGGCACCGTGTCGTTCGACTACGACAAGCTGGCACGCACCGTTCGAGTTGCGGTGCGGCAGCTCGATCGGGTCATCGATTTGAATTTCTACCCCATTGGAGCGACCCAGCGGTCCAACCAGCGCTGGCGGCCGGTGGGACTCGGCCTCATGGGGCTGCAGGACGTGTTCTTTCAGATGCGCCTGCCCTTCGATTCGGCCGAGGCGCGCGAGATTTCGCGGCGCATCTCCGAGGAGGTGTACTTCCACGCCCTCACCACGTCGGTCGATCTCGCGGTCGAAAAAGGCAAGCACCCGTCCTTCGAGGAAACGCGTGCGGCGCGCGGGGAGCTTCAATTCGACGCGTGGGGGATCGAGCCGCACCAGCTGACCGATGCGGCGCGCTGGGAGGCGCTGCGCGCGCGCATTCGACGCGAAGGCATGCGCAATTCGCTGCTCGTGGCCATTGCGCCCACGGCGACGATTGCCAGCATTGCCGGTTGCTACGAGTGCATCGAGCCGCAGATTTCCAATTTGTTCAAGCGCGAGACGCTGTCGGGCGACTTCCTGCAGGTGAATCGGTATTTGGTGTCGCTTCTGAAGGAGTCGGGCATGTGGACGGAGGCGATGCGCTCGCGACTGAAGCTCTCCGAGGGCTCGGTGCAGGCCATCGAAGAGCTGCCCTCCGAGATGAGGATGCTCTTTCGCACGGCGTGGGAGGTCCCGATGCGTGCGCTCATCGACATGGCGGCCGACCGCGGAGCGTTCATCGACCAGAGTCAATCGCTCAACTTGTTCAGCGCGTCGCCGAACATCGGGCAGTTGTCGAGCATGTATTTCTATGCGTGGAAACGCGGGCTGAAGACGACGTACTACCTGCGTTCGCGACCGGCGACGCGCATCGCCAAGGCCACGGTGCCATCCGAGTCCGAGGCGGCGCCCGCATCGGTCATCGCGTGCTCGTTGGAGAATCCCGAGGCGTGCGAGGCGTGCCAGTGA
- a CDS encoding ribonucleotide-diphosphate reductase subunit beta yields MSAQRPARILDPGLCLTLRPMIYPVFFEMYRDAIKNTWTVEEVDFSTDTADLQTKMTDAERHLVQRLIAFFATGDSIVANNLVLNLYKHINAPEARMYLSRQLYEEALHVQFYLTLLDTYVPDPDARHRAFAAVENIPSIRKKAEFCMRWLDGLQEIDRLPAGPEGRAARQRFLLNVIAFAACIEGLFFFGAFAYVYFLRARGLLHGLAAGTNWVFRDESAHMAFAFEVVKTVRREEPELWDAPLEASIYAMLDEAIDCESQFAEDLLGYGVVGLSVASVRQYLEFCADQRLSTLGLRKRYGVKNPFSFMALQDVQEVTNFFERRVSAYQVGITGEVVLDAAF; encoded by the coding sequence GTGAGCGCCCAAAGGCCTGCGCGCATCCTCGACCCTGGGCTTTGCCTCACGTTGCGGCCAATGATTTACCCGGTGTTCTTCGAGATGTACCGGGATGCCATCAAGAACACGTGGACCGTGGAGGAGGTCGACTTCTCCACGGACACGGCCGATCTGCAGACGAAGATGACCGACGCCGAGCGGCACCTCGTGCAGCGGCTCATTGCCTTCTTCGCCACGGGCGACTCCATCGTAGCGAACAATCTGGTGCTCAATCTGTACAAGCATATCAACGCGCCCGAAGCCCGCATGTACCTCTCGCGGCAACTCTACGAAGAAGCGTTGCACGTGCAGTTTTACCTCACGCTGCTCGACACCTACGTGCCCGATCCCGACGCGCGCCATCGCGCCTTCGCCGCGGTGGAGAACATTCCGAGCATCCGCAAGAAGGCGGAGTTTTGCATGCGGTGGCTCGATGGGCTGCAGGAGATCGACCGGCTGCCCGCGGGGCCGGAGGGACGCGCGGCGCGGCAACGATTCCTGCTCAATGTGATTGCGTTTGCGGCGTGCATCGAAGGGCTCTTTTTCTTCGGCGCATTCGCGTACGTCTATTTCCTGCGCGCCCGCGGGCTGCTTCATGGGCTGGCCGCGGGGACGAATTGGGTCTTCCGCGACGAAAGCGCGCACATGGCCTTTGCCTTCGAGGTGGTGAAGACCGTACGCCGCGAGGAGCCGGAGCTGTGGGATGCCCCGCTGGAGGCATCCATTTACGCGATGCTCGACGAGGCCATCGATTGCGAGAGCCAGTTCGCCGAGGATCTCCTGGGATACGGCGTGGTGGGTCTCTCGGTGGCGAGCGTGCGCCAGTACCTGGAGTTCTGCGCGGACCAGCGTCTGTCGACTCTGGGTTTGCGCAAACGCTACGGCGTGAAGAATCCGTTTTCGTTCATGGCCCTGCAGGACGTGCAGGAGGTGACGAACTTCTTCGAACGCCGCGTGTCGGCCTACCAGGTCGGCATCACGGGCGAGGTCGTCCTCGACGCGGCGTTCTAG